A window from Fusarium musae strain F31 chromosome 8, whole genome shotgun sequence encodes these proteins:
- a CDS encoding hypothetical protein (CAZy:GH5), producing the protein MPSILKSGVLAALAGGLLASANTSNFQGVNWAVLGDNFVNGPLVLRGLSKSDDYDTVRAKADAIYTGLKDNLGINTIRLPVNTLTVNSTWWDSYTGVIDSATGHQLKVILGYWEDGAASGGKIVDLNAWNAMWDAVVDQYNSNSLIYFEPMNEPHGYTAAQWTNVAANWVGRHSSLPKGRILIGGTGYSQNLQPVCDDSRLDGTLLSYHVYTFFSGAKDYNGWVQAYKNGLGNCASRAVTTEFGAPMDTGLNYSDPNSTNNFVRYIRALTDSMRELKIGSTYWPAVGGKVTAGQSDDWYSIQKLHGSGVDLTLSTPSDSGADRLFYG; encoded by the coding sequence ATGCCAAGTATCCTGAAGAGTGGTGTTCTAGCCGCGTTGGCCGGCGGATTACTGGCCAGTGCCAACACCAGTAATTTTCAAGGGGTCAATTGGGCTGTACTCGGAGACAACTTCGTGAATGGTCCACTAGTCCTGCGCGGTCTCAGCAAGTCAGACGACTATGATACCGTCCGAGCCAAGGCCGACGCTATCTACACCGGTCTTAAAGACAACCTCGGTATTAATACCATCCGATTGCCAGTCAATACACTCACTGTCAACTCTACCTGGTGGGACTCCTACACTGGAGTCATCGATTCCGCCACTGGCCACCAGCTCAAGGTGATCTTGGGCTACTGGGAAGATGGCGCGGCTTCGGGAGGCAAGATCGTCGACTTGAACGCCTGGAACGCTATGTGGGATGCTGTGGTTGACCAGTACAATAGCAATAGCCTCATCTACTTTGAGCCAATGAACGAACCTCACGGCTATACCGCCGCCCAGTGGACCAACGTAGCCGCAAACTGGGTCGGCAGACACTCATCTTTACCCAAGGGACGAATCCTCATAGGCGGCACGGGTTACTCCCAGAACCTTCAACCCGTCTGTGACGACAGCCGTTTGGACGGGACCTTGCTGTCCTATCATGTCTATACCTTTTTCAGCGGTGCCAAAGATTACAACGGCTGGGTTCAGGCCTACAAAAACGGCCTAGGCAATTGCGCTTCGCGTGCAGTCACAACCGAGTTCGGCGCGCCAATGGACACGGGTCTCAATTACAGCGACCCTAATAGCACGAATAACTTTGTTCGATACATCCGCGCCTTGACCGATTCCATGCGCGAACTCAAGATTGGCTCGACCTATTGGCCGGCAGTTGGTGGCAAGGTCACCGCAGGCCAAAGCGATGACTGGTATTCGATCCAAAAACTGCATGGCAGCGGTGTCGACTTGACCCTGAGCACGCCCAGCGATTCCGGTGCTGACCGGCTCTTTTATGGCTGA
- a CDS encoding hypothetical protein (EggNog:ENOG41) gives MAPQKLKIAAAGLGRIGKRHAINFLSRTPRAELVAAFTPDPTEMAWAKVNLEPHGVKLYDDYQTMIEQEGLQAVVIGTATSVHAEEAIQAMQKDLHVLCEKPLFTSIEVRRQVIAEAKKLPHLEVMCGFSRRFDDSYRDAFSKTQQGAIGRPTIIRSRLISLTKIICFPSIFSNLLLRSDVMLFSEQKYAEAQYSPDSRYA, from the exons ATGGCAcctcagaagctcaagattgctgctgctggcctcGGCCGCATAGGCAAGCGTCATGCCATCAATTTCCTCAGCCGGACACCACGCGCAGAGCTCGTGGCTGCCTTCACCCCCGACCCCACCGAGATGGCCTGGGCCAAGGTCAACCTTGAGCCTCATGGGGTAAAGCTCTACGACGATTATCAGACGATGATCGAACAAGAAGGTCTCCAGGCCGTAGTCATTGGCACTGCAACCTCGGTTCACGCCGAGGAGGCCATCCAAGCTATGCAGAAGGACCTCCACGTTCTCTGTGAGAAACCTCTATTTACGAGCATTGAAGTG CGTCGTCAAGTAATTgccgaagccaagaagctACCTCACTTAGAGGTCATGTGCGGCTTTTCCCGCCGCTTCGACGACTCCTATCGCGATGCCTTCAGCAAGACCCAACAGGGTGCCATTGGCAGACCCACAATCATCCGCAGTCGACTTATCAGTTTAACGAAAATAATCTGTTTCCCTTCAATTTTTTCCAATCTCCTCTTACGTTCAGACGTAATGCTTTTCAGCGAGCAAAAGTACGCTGAAGCTCAATACTCTCCTGATTCCCGCTACGCTTAA
- a CDS encoding hypothetical protein (EggNog:ENOG41~CAZy:GH16) yields the protein MSAPVQTQPEEPALSVQGPPTGAAQPAASGASTPIPASQSRVSSYHARGQSSATTLDQDRVKRRFKSSRLVGEYEKPWLKEWKREINWDSIIFYSGVFIALGISGFIAWNTVRVIPHNEYCLIMDDQFSKLDPEIWSHEVQMNGFGTGSFDWTTTDESNSYVDEQGLHIVPTLTLETTKITENQMLDKFVVNLTRDGTCTYTDQRLSNLTYNNPCWARSNATSRAMINPVRSARLTTSGKKTIKYGRVEVEAKLPSGDWMWPAIWMMPQDNVYGEWPRSGEIDIMESRGNDAETYPLGNNIVSSAMHWGTLYDTDAFRLSKGEWGSKRTKYSDNFHTFGLEWSENYLFTWLDGRLRQIVYFDFTKNKNMWDYGKFAGITVNKTVYQDTWSWTGRKNTPFDQPFYLILNVAVGGNNGWFPDKMGGKPWSDESSEPMRDFWDAKDTWLPSWGNQKDRGMIVRSVKMWQEGACPIKN from the exons ATGTCGGCGCCTGTCCAGACTCAGCCTGAGGAACCTGCGCTCAGCGTCCAGGGTCCCCCCACTGGCGCTGCTCAACCCGCTGCCTCAGGGGCCTCTACGCCCATACCTGCTTCGCAAAGTCGCGTCTCATCTTACCACGCTCGAGGGCAGTCATCCGCCACAACACTTGATCAAG ACAGGGTCAAACGGCGCTTCAAGAGTTCTCGTCTTGTTGGAGA ATACGAGAAGCCATGGCTCAAGGAATGGAAGCGCGAGATCAATTGGGACAGTATCATCTTCTATTCAGGCGTTTTCATTGCTCTCG GCATCTCGGGTTTCATAGCCTGGAACACTGTCCGAGTCATCCCCCACAATGAGTACTGCCTCATCATGGATGACCAGTTCTCTAAGCTGGACCCAGAAATCTGGAGCCATGAGGTTCAAATGAATGGATTCGG taCTGGATCTTTTGACTGGACTACTACTGACGAGTCCAACTCCTACGTCGACGAGCAGGGCCTTCACATTGTCCCAACTCTGACCCTCGAGACCACTAAGATCACCGAGAATCAGATGCTGGACAAGTTTGTCGTCAATCTCACTCGCGACGGCACTTGCACTTACACGGACCAGCGTCTCTCGAACCTCACATACAATAACCCCTGCTGGGCACGTAGCAATGCTACCAGTCGAGCCATGATCAACCCTGTACGTTCTGCTCGTCTCACAACGTCAGGTAAGAAGACCATCAAGTATGGCCGCGTCGAGGTTGAAGCGAAGCTTCCTTCTGGCGATTGGATGTGGCCGGCTATCTGGATGATGCCCCAAGATAATGTCTATGGAGAATGGCCTCGCAGTGGTGAGATCGACATCATGGAGTCGCGAGGTAATGATGCTGAGACATACCCGTTGGGGAACAACATCGTGAGCTCAGCGATGCACTGGGGAACATTATATGATACAGATGCCTTCCGACTTAGTAAAGGCGAGTGGGGCTCTAAGCGTACCAAGTATTCGGATAACTTCCATACTTTCGGCCTGGAATGGAGTGAGAATTACCTTTTCACGTGGCTTGACGGAAGACTACGT CAAATCGTGTACTTTGacttcaccaagaacaagaacatgTGGGACTATGGCAAGTTTGCTGGTATCACAGTTAACAAAACAGTGTACCAAGACACCTGGAGTTGGACAGGACGAAAGAACACTCCATTCGACCAGCCCTTCTACCTTATTCTCAACGTTGCCGTTGGAGGCAATAACGGCTGGTTCCC TGACAAGATGGGCGGGAAGCCATGGTCAGATGAGAGCTCAGAGCCAATGCGCGACTTTTGGGACGCCAAGGACACCTGGCTGCCAAGTTGGGGCAATCAGAAAGACCGGGGCATGATCGTCCGATCGGTCAAAATGTGGCAGGAGGGAGCTTGTCCAATTAAGAACTAG
- a CDS encoding hypothetical protein (EggNog:ENOG41), protein MWGMPVFLLLAAGVFTKIPIDRQTLELTDDKVGWPAIVVLVSMILFVASYAAGLGCVPWQANEFLPMEVRAMGTMMIDMCIWGPNIIVSSTFLSMMRGISPSGTFGFYAALSFLGFVFVFVCYPDAAGMTFEEIRVVFDHGFGVR, encoded by the coding sequence ATGTGGGGAATGCCTGTTTTTCTTCTACTGGCAGCTGGAGTGTTCACCAAGATACCCATCGATCGGCAGACTCTGGAACTCACAGATGACAAAGTTGGATGGCCTGCCattgttgttcttgtctcCATGATTCTCTTCGTTGCTAGCTACGCAGCTGGTCTTGGCTGCGTGCCCTGGCAAGCCAATGAGTTCCTCCCCATGGAAGTCCGTGCTATGGGAACAATGATGATCGACATGTGCATCTGGGGACCTAATATCATCGTCTCGTCCACTTTCCTATCAATGATGCGCGGAATATCCCCCTCTGGCACCTTTGGCTTCTACGCTGCGTTGTCTTTCCTAGgttttgtctttgtcttcgtCTGCTATCCCGACGCTGCTGGAATGACCTTTGAGGAGATCCGTGTCGTCTTTGATCATGGATTCGGAGTTCGTTAG
- a CDS encoding hypothetical protein (EggNog:ENOG41), which translates to MAEDLIKLAQTIAYVLKAMEHENPANELLITQGAYYQPTDSSPFTGNGIIQVVMRKYYVSTDAAYKLFDHARMMVEKSLRNDDIDSQGSATAADCFQEPQGIETSEWLDDFASMGYEVASVGLFYALWIPFANLTPDESLDGSF; encoded by the exons ATGGCAGAAGATCTGATCAAGTTAGCCCAAACGATTGCGTACGTCCTCAAAGCTATGGAACATGAGAACCCCGCTAATGAACTATTGATTACTCAGGGTGCTTACTATCAGCCCACCGATTCAAGTCCATTTACTGGAAATGGCATTATCCAAGTCGTC ATGCGAAAGTACTATGTATCGACAGATGCAGCGTACAAGCTATTTGACCACGCGAGGATGATGGTGGAGAAGTCACTGCGAAACGATGATATAGATTCACAAGGTTCCGCAACCGCAGCTGACTGCTTTCAAGAGCCACAAGGAATTGAGACATCAGAATGGCTCGACGACTTTGCCTCTATGGGCTACGAAGTTGCATCTGTGGGGTTGTTCTATGCTTTATGGATACCATTTGCAAATCTCACACCAGACGAGTCTTTAGATGGTTCGTTCTAA